A single genomic interval of Shewanella halotolerans harbors:
- the tadA gene encoding tRNA adenosine(34) deaminase TadA: MSNPIEKQTSLDEQAVKDEAYMRQAMALAAQAELRGEVPVGALLVKDDSVIATGFNLSICRHDASAHAEMECIRAAGQVVENYRLLDTTLYVTLEPCAMCAGAMVHARIGRLVFGAADLKTGAAGSVVDLVRSSAFNHQLEVTAGVLAEDCGQQLSAFFRRRRQEKKALKMAEKKQGQ; the protein is encoded by the coding sequence ATGAGTAACCCGATAGAGAAGCAAACCAGCCTGGATGAGCAGGCGGTAAAAGATGAAGCCTATATGCGCCAAGCCATGGCGCTGGCCGCCCAGGCCGAGTTGCGGGGCGAGGTGCCGGTGGGCGCCCTCCTAGTGAAAGATGATAGTGTGATTGCCACAGGCTTCAACCTCAGTATCTGCCGCCATGACGCCAGTGCCCACGCCGAGATGGAGTGCATTCGTGCCGCGGGCCAGGTGGTGGAAAACTATCGTTTGCTGGATACCACCCTCTACGTGACCCTAGAGCCCTGCGCCATGTGCGCTGGTGCCATGGTGCATGCCAGAATTGGTCGATTGGTGTTTGGCGCGGCGGATCTCAAGACGGGCGCGGCCGGTAGCGTGGTGGATCTGGTGCGCAGCAGCGCATTTAATCATCAGTTGGAGGTGACCGCTGGGGTGCTGGCCGAGGATTGCGGCCAGCAGCTCAGCGCCTTCTTTCGCCGGCGGCGTCAGGAGAAGAAGGCACTTAAAATGGCAGAAAAAAAACAAGGGCAATAG